One genomic region from Streptomyces sp. Li-HN-5-11 encodes:
- a CDS encoding pyridoxal-phosphate dependent enzyme: MGHIREINAAASRIPSFAKRTPFHTLDVEGVLFKREDLQESGSFKIRGAANRFLTVSEPARRNGVVTVSSGNTGRALCAISEKCSTSVHVFVLEDCETAKVAHLQRAGAEVHVAGHSFFAASLRARQFAHAHSMLFCSSSADWEFLHGVATIGLELHEDDPDLDVIYVPIGGGGLAAGVGLFYTALNGIRQPRIVGVQSSRSRPIYEHFHHGRIFSEPRSTAADCLAGEPEAGAIILEIDRKVLSDIVLVTDGEILEAAARLASRGILVEPGAAAGYAAYLRYADANDRTGVILTGAAITCEVSHAAFSEKRGCQTHR; encoded by the coding sequence ATGGGCCACATAAGGGAAATAAATGCCGCAGCATCCCGAATTCCGTCATTCGCAAAACGGACCCCGTTTCACACTCTCGACGTAGAGGGCGTTCTATTCAAAAGGGAGGATCTGCAGGAAAGTGGTTCATTCAAGATCCGCGGAGCCGCCAACAGGTTTCTGACGGTCAGCGAGCCCGCACGTCGCAACGGTGTGGTCACCGTATCTTCGGGCAACACAGGTCGCGCGCTCTGTGCCATCAGCGAGAAGTGCTCCACATCCGTGCACGTCTTCGTCCTGGAAGATTGCGAAACCGCCAAGGTCGCCCATCTGCAACGAGCAGGCGCGGAGGTTCATGTCGCCGGGCACTCATTCTTCGCTGCGAGCTTACGGGCCAGACAGTTCGCTCACGCGCACAGCATGTTGTTCTGCTCTTCCTCGGCCGATTGGGAGTTCCTGCACGGTGTGGCGACCATCGGGTTGGAACTGCATGAGGACGATCCAGACCTTGATGTGATCTACGTGCCGATCGGTGGCGGCGGCCTGGCCGCCGGAGTCGGGCTCTTCTACACGGCTCTGAACGGTATCCGGCAACCGCGGATCGTCGGTGTGCAGTCATCCCGATCCCGGCCGATCTACGAGCATTTCCATCACGGGCGGATTTTCAGCGAACCACGATCCACAGCAGCGGACTGCCTGGCAGGCGAGCCAGAGGCCGGCGCAATCATTCTGGAAATCGACCGAAAAGTTCTCTCGGATATCGTTCTTGTCACTGACGGAGAAATCCTGGAAGCAGCCGCGCGACTGGCTTCCCGAGGGATTCTGGTGGAACCGGGGGCTGCGGCGGGATACGCCGCCTACCTGCGGTACGCCGATGCGAATGATCGAACGGGTGTCATCCTCACCGGCGCCGCGATCACATGTGAAGTGTCCCATGCGGCGTTCAGCGAGAAGCGCGGCTGCCAAACCCATAGGTGA
- a CDS encoding alpha-L-arabinofuranosidase B yields MFRRLRRGVVVLLAAVALAFAGLVAFSGPSQAATQGPCDIYAAGGTPCAAAHSTTRALFASYNGPLYQVQRASDSALRDIGVVSAGGVADAAAQDSFCAGTTCTITRLYDQTGDGNTLVYQGPGGTGGADSAAVATTEAISVGGQKAYALYINPGNSYFAYNSAGGVPTGSSPEGEYMITSGTHVNNGCCFDYGNTEIDHKADGNGAMDAINFSTECWFGGCSGTGPWVQADIENGLFSGGSKAWNPNQVSETSRFVTAMFKNDGATQMALKGANAQSGSLTQLYSGALPSGWSPMHKQGAIILGSGGDCCQTNRNASAGTFYEGAMVKGYPSDATDAAVQANITAVGYSTTTPFTPGAKVSLQATTSCCTGDYLQHDTSDDKVVIAPVTSASSTTVKGDATWIVRAGLANSNCVSFESANTPGSYIRHYAFQLHLQPNDGTSQFAADATFCPKSGNSGTGYSLQSFNYPAKYIRHYNFTGYIASDGGSNAWDATSNWAQDTSWLAASPWS; encoded by the coding sequence ATGTTCCGCCGACTGCGCCGGGGGGTCGTAGTCCTGCTGGCCGCGGTGGCGCTCGCCTTCGCCGGCCTTGTCGCCTTCAGCGGCCCCTCGCAGGCCGCCACACAAGGGCCCTGCGACATCTACGCGGCGGGCGGCACGCCGTGCGCCGCGGCGCACAGCACCACCCGCGCGCTGTTCGCCTCCTACAACGGCCCGCTCTACCAGGTGCAGCGAGCCTCGGACAGCGCGTTGCGGGACATCGGTGTGGTGTCGGCCGGTGGTGTCGCCGACGCCGCGGCGCAGGACTCCTTCTGCGCGGGCACCACCTGCACCATCACCCGCCTGTACGACCAGACCGGTGACGGCAACACCCTGGTCTACCAGGGACCCGGCGGGACCGGCGGCGCCGACTCGGCGGCCGTCGCGACCACCGAAGCGATCAGCGTGGGCGGCCAGAAGGCGTACGCGCTGTACATCAACCCCGGCAACAGCTACTTCGCCTACAACTCCGCCGGGGGCGTGCCGACCGGCAGCTCGCCCGAGGGCGAGTACATGATCACCAGCGGCACCCACGTCAACAACGGCTGCTGCTTCGACTACGGCAACACCGAGATCGACCACAAGGCCGACGGCAACGGCGCCATGGACGCGATCAACTTCAGCACGGAATGCTGGTTCGGCGGCTGCAGCGGAACCGGGCCGTGGGTGCAGGCGGACATCGAGAACGGCCTGTTCAGCGGTGGCAGCAAGGCGTGGAACCCCAACCAGGTCTCCGAGACCAGCCGCTTCGTCACCGCGATGTTCAAGAACGACGGCGCCACCCAGATGGCGCTCAAGGGCGCCAACGCCCAGTCCGGGAGCCTGACGCAGCTCTACAGCGGCGCGCTGCCCAGCGGATGGAGCCCGATGCACAAGCAGGGCGCGATCATCCTCGGCAGCGGCGGCGACTGCTGCCAGACCAACCGCAACGCCAGCGCGGGCACCTTCTACGAGGGCGCCATGGTCAAGGGCTACCCCTCCGACGCCACCGACGCCGCGGTCCAGGCCAACATCACCGCGGTCGGCTACAGCACCACCACCCCCTTCACCCCGGGCGCGAAGGTGTCGCTGCAGGCCACCACCTCCTGCTGCACCGGCGACTACCTGCAGCACGACACGAGCGACGACAAGGTCGTGATCGCGCCGGTGACCTCCGCCAGCTCGACCACCGTCAAGGGCGACGCCACCTGGATCGTCCGCGCCGGCCTGGCCAACAGCAACTGCGTCTCCTTCGAGTCGGCCAACACGCCCGGCAGTTACATCAGGCACTACGCCTTCCAGCTCCACCTCCAGCCCAACGACGGCACCAGCCAGTTCGCCGCCGACGCCACCTTCTGCCCCAAGTCAGGTAACAGCGGCACGGGTTACTCCCTGCAGTCCTTCAACTACCCGGCCAAGTACATCCGCCACTACAACTTCACCGGCTACATCGCAAGCGACGGTGGTAGCAACGCCTGGGACGCCACCTCGAACTGGGCCCAGGACACCAGCTGGCTCGCCGCCTCCCCCTGGAGCTGA
- a CDS encoding protein phosphatase produces the protein MKEQSGHLWAESDPGVLRLPSGRLVRGRGLRRPLDPVAPTPSYGVYLLGKQPPPFPWESRWLRWPDFRLPADRAAARSVLVDAWTRSATERIELACGGGRGRTGTALACLAVLDGVPAADAVAYVRAHYDRHAVETPWQKRYVRNFVPLP, from the coding sequence ATGAAGGAGCAGTCCGGCCATCTGTGGGCCGAGAGCGATCCCGGCGTGCTGCGCCTCCCGTCCGGGCGGCTGGTACGGGGAAGAGGCCTGCGCCGCCCCCTCGACCCGGTGGCGCCGACCCCGTCGTACGGCGTCTACCTCCTCGGCAAGCAGCCGCCGCCGTTCCCCTGGGAGTCCCGGTGGCTGCGCTGGCCCGACTTCCGCCTGCCGGCGGACCGCGCCGCCGCCCGCTCGGTCCTCGTCGACGCCTGGACCCGGTCCGCCACGGAACGCATCGAACTCGCCTGCGGCGGCGGCCGGGGCCGCACGGGCACGGCACTGGCCTGCCTCGCGGTCCTGGACGGCGTCCCGGCCGCGGACGCGGTGGCCTACGTCCGCGCCCACTACGACCGGCACGCGGTGGAGACGCCGTGGCAGAAGCGCTACGTGCGGAACTTCGTGCCGCTGCCGTGA
- a CDS encoding alpha-L-arabinofuranosidase B, with translation MIKRPWMSRVRRALLAAGATGALAAGLLTATATTSQAATQGPCDIYAAGGTPCVAAHSTTRALYAAYNGPLYQIRRASDNTTLNIGVLSAGGYANAAAQDTFCANTSCVITDIYDQSGKGNDLTQAPAGGAAGGPDNLANAFEAPVTVGGHEAYGVYIAPGTGYRNDNTNGIATGDQPEGMYAIFDGTHFNGGCCFDYGNAETSNTDTGNGHMEAIYFGNSTAWGSGSGSGPWVMADLENGLFSGVNKGLNAGDPTVTNRFLTAMVKGGPNQWAIRSGDAQSGGLSTFYNGVRPNVSGYNPMHKEGAIILGIGGDNSKWAQGTFYEGVMTSGYPSDTTENAVQANITAAGYNSGSTSTGSLTPGSRISLQATTSPCCTNDYLRHDDADTKVVISNINSSSSATDKADATWIVRAGLANSSCLSFESANNPGQYLRHYNFELYLNTDDGNSNFSKDATFCPTTGNSGVGHSFQSVNYPTKYIRHYNYTVYVASNGGTNAWDATASWAQDTSWLTASPWS, from the coding sequence ATGATCAAGCGACCGTGGATGAGCCGCGTCAGACGCGCGCTCCTCGCGGCCGGTGCCACCGGCGCGCTCGCCGCCGGCCTGCTCACCGCCACAGCCACCACCTCGCAGGCCGCCACCCAGGGACCGTGCGACATCTACGCCGCGGGCGGCACCCCCTGCGTCGCCGCGCACAGCACCACCCGCGCCCTGTACGCGGCGTACAACGGCCCGCTGTACCAGATCAGACGCGCCTCCGACAACACCACCCTGAACATCGGCGTGCTCAGCGCCGGCGGATACGCCAACGCCGCCGCGCAGGATACGTTCTGCGCCAACACCAGCTGCGTCATCACCGACATCTACGACCAGTCCGGCAAGGGCAACGACCTCACCCAGGCACCCGCGGGCGGAGCCGCCGGCGGGCCGGACAACCTGGCCAACGCCTTCGAAGCGCCGGTCACCGTCGGCGGGCACGAGGCGTACGGCGTCTACATCGCCCCCGGCACCGGCTACCGCAACGACAACACCAACGGCATCGCCACCGGCGACCAGCCCGAGGGCATGTACGCGATCTTCGACGGCACCCACTTCAACGGCGGCTGCTGCTTCGACTACGGCAACGCCGAGACCAGCAACACCGACACCGGCAACGGCCACATGGAGGCCATCTACTTCGGCAACAGCACGGCCTGGGGCTCCGGCAGCGGCAGCGGCCCCTGGGTCATGGCCGACCTGGAGAACGGCCTGTTCTCCGGCGTGAACAAGGGTTTGAACGCGGGCGACCCCACCGTCACCAACCGGTTCCTGACCGCCATGGTCAAGGGCGGCCCGAACCAGTGGGCCATCCGCAGCGGCGACGCCCAGTCGGGCGGCCTGTCCACCTTCTACAACGGCGTGCGCCCCAACGTCTCCGGCTACAACCCGATGCACAAGGAAGGCGCGATCATCCTGGGCATCGGCGGTGACAACAGCAAGTGGGCCCAGGGCACCTTCTACGAGGGCGTCATGACCTCCGGCTACCCCTCGGACACCACCGAGAACGCCGTACAGGCCAACATCACCGCCGCCGGCTACAACAGCGGCTCGACCAGCACCGGCTCGCTGACCCCCGGCTCCCGCATCTCCCTGCAGGCCACCACCTCCCCCTGCTGCACCAACGACTACCTCCGCCACGACGACGCCGACACCAAGGTCGTCATCTCCAACATCAACTCCTCCAGCTCGGCCACCGACAAGGCCGACGCCACCTGGATCGTCCGCGCCGGCCTGGCCAACAGCTCCTGCCTGTCCTTCGAGTCCGCCAACAACCCGGGCCAGTACCTGCGCCACTACAACTTCGAGCTCTACCTGAACACCGACGACGGCAACAGCAACTTCTCGAAGGACGCCACCTTCTGCCCCACCACGGGCAACAGCGGGGTCGGCCACTCCTTCCAGTCCGTCAACTACCCGACGAAGTACATCCGCCACTACAACTACACGGTCTACGTAGCCAGCAACGGCGGTACCAACGCCTGGGACGCCACGGCGTCGTGGGCCCAGGACACCAGCTGGCTGACCGCGTCTCCCTGGAGCTGA